Sequence from the Seonamhaeicola sp. ML3 genome:
GTAATAAGATGTTCTTATGTTCGATTCCTCTCCTACAGCATAAATAAGATTTGCCGATGGGAAGAAATCATGTTTATCAAGTACTTTAAACCTTAAAAAGTCATCACCTGTTGTATTGTTTCTACCAGTATAATACGATGTAAAAATCTCGGCACGTAACCCTAAAATAGCTTTAAGTTTTTCACTAACGTTAAACTCGTTAGAGATGTACGTAGATGCTATGTTTTGTTCACCTTCATAGGCATCACCAGGGTTGAAAATATCACCAGAGATTAAGAATGTACCATTTACACTATTATCTCTACTCCAAATATTTTCTGGAGCAAGTAAATTATTTGGATTACCATCTACAACCTCTGCACCATTATTGTTAAAGGTATAATCATCGATGTTAAAATCCCTAAACTTATAAGTGTAGCCACCTCCAAATTTTACTTTAGCAGGTCTACCACCTAATTGGTACTTCTTGCTAAAATCGAACTTTGAAGCCCAGTTTTCTTCTTGTAACCATCTCCAGATTCGAATAGGAAATGTTGCAGCCGATGGCGATATAAAAAACTCACCGTTATCAGCCTCTTGTAAAGGTGTTACTCTATGGTCTTTATCGTAAACCTTTGCAAAAGTTGGTGAAAATTTCCAATCAAAATCCCAATCATTTTCAGCACCGAAAGAGTGATCACCACTTACTAAAAGATTAGTTACCGAACGCTCTGTATAGGTAATAGCGTCTTTTGTTAAAGGCTCAAAACCAGAACCAGAACCAGAACCTCCCTGAGCGATAAGCTGATCGAAGAAACCACCAGCAGACTCTCCGTTTTGGATATGTAGTACGTTTACTTTGTATTTTGATCTTTCACTTTTATACGTTAGACCAACCAGACCATTAAGGAGAATGTTATTGATACCCTCGCTACCCTCAGAAATTCTATCGATTACAAGTTCTGTGTTAGCTGGATTATTCGCGTCTATAGAGAAAGCACCATCTACACGATTCTCGTAAAAAGTAGTTGAGTTCTTATAAGAGAAAGATGCTTGATAACCGAACTTATCTTCTCCAATTTCAAATTGGTCACCTAGCGTAAATCCGAAGTCAAAATTAGGATTACTAGTTTGTTGTTTAGCTCTTAATTCGCTATCAAAACGACCAGTTAAAGATGTTAAAAGTCCACGATTTTCAAATCTTCCCGGTATAGGTTGATACCTGTTTATTTGCAGGTTTCTAGTACCATCATCATATCCCCAAAAATCGGTATCACCGCCAGTTCCAATAAGAAAGTTGTCATTAAAATGCATATCGGGGTTGTAACCTGTTCCCAAAGAAATAGAAGCCTCAAATTTTGTTGGGAAATCTTTGGTAACAATATCTACAACACCTCCAGTAAAATCTGCCGGATACTCTGCAGCAGCAGACTTAACTACTATAATGTTATCTAAAATATTGGTAGGGAAAATATCCATCTGAATTGTGTTTCTATCAGGATCTAATCCTGGAATATCCACACCATTCAAAGTAGATTTCGTATAACGGTCTCCTAGACCTCTAACGTATACATATTTACCCCCAACCACAGAAACTCCAGGAACACTTTTTACGGCAGTAGCTAAATTACTTGCTCCACTCGATTTTATACTCTGAGCAGATAACCCATCTAGTAACGTTACCGATTTTTTCTGGATGTCTAATACTGCACTTTCAGTATTTCTTTTAATACTTGTAGTGATAACAATCTCATCTAAAGAGTTTGATGACAAGGTTACATCTAAATCTACAACTTGTCCACTCTGTATAACTACATCGCTTATTTCTTTGGTTTGATAACCTACAAATGAGAAAATAACGGTATAAGTACCAGTCTCTAAGTTTAACTGATACTTACCATCAAAATCTGATGTTGTACCAATGGTAGTTCCTTTTACTATTACATTGGCAAAGGCCATAGGCTCATTGTTATACTCGCCATCAAGGATATTTCCAGCAAGAGTTCCAGTTTGAGAGGAAGCAGCTAAAACA
This genomic interval carries:
- a CDS encoding TonB-dependent receptor yields the protein MKNIYVFLLLFLGSVLAASSQTGTLAGNILDGEYNNEPMAFANVIVKGTTIGTTSDFDGKYQLNLETGTYTVIFSFVGYQTKEISDVVIQSGQVVDLDVTLSSNSLDEIVITTSIKRNTESAVLDIQKKSVTLLDGLSAQSIKSSGASNLATAVKSVPGVSVVGGKYVYVRGLGDRYTKSTLNGVDIPGLDPDRNTIQMDIFPTNILDNIIVVKSAAAEYPADFTGGVVDIVTKDFPTKFEASISLGTGYNPDMHFNDNFLIGTGGDTDFWGYDDGTRNLQINRYQPIPGRFENRGLLTSLTGRFDSELRAKQQTSNPNFDFGFTLGDQFEIGEDKFGYQASFSYKNSTTFYENRVDGAFSIDANNPANTELVIDRISEGSEGINNILLNGLVGLTYKSERSKYKVNVLHIQNGESAGGFFDQLIAQGGSGSGSGFEPLTKDAITYTERSVTNLLVSGDHSFGAENDWDFDWKFSPTFAKVYDKDHRVTPLQEADNGEFFISPSAATFPIRIWRWLQEENWASKFDFSKKYQLGGRPAKVKFGGGYTYKFRDFNIDDYTFNNNGAEVVDGNPNNLLAPENIWSRDNSVNGTFLISGDIFNPGDAYEGEQNIASTYISNEFNVSEKLKAILGLRAEIFTSYYTGRNNTTGDDFLRFKVLDKHDFFPSANLIYAVGEESNIRTSYYKTTARPSFKEASFVQIFDPITDRLFIGNINLNPTYVDNFDLRFERFGEAGQMFAISGFYKKFDDPIEKSFFASAPTQLTVANLGSADVYGAEIEFRQNLGFIAEGLRNLKFSLNASVTESELTMSEGEFFSRSQNARTGETIDRKRNLQGQSPFLINTSLNYTNSDIGLQTGLFFNMQGKTLEVVGLGGVPDVFTLPFESLNFTLNKVFGENKKSAIDIKVSNILGAEVESVYQSFQAQDRIFSLRQPGTEFSIGYSLKF